The Podospora bellae-mahoneyi strain CBS 112042 chromosome 7, whole genome shotgun sequence genome includes a window with the following:
- a CDS encoding hypothetical protein (EggNog:ENOG503P1V2) codes for MDDAARLVSELHDKLAELDGKVAAYQRDMLAEFHKHMEDCLKDYPDDVSSQVSRVIAESMSRYPALSPTNQDMADSPATTTHHKTPGWKGRKSPPPVLPHRSGVPTKEGPRSPHEREKEFQGVFTPTYLPLLESNERSSHRPPPTSPVPVPSVVQQPQQQQQQPPPQQPPQQQLQSPTPLSVDNVKKVEEIKKPEAPVEGRPDPIRRLTDRSTSSVESSSSESKVRRSALRRSSSSVKGAASPRRVRFDFSGEEVFPSSSPQQAASLVAMAVEDDEADKPKAELLPVVETSATSATAVVEDESPEPEEEYIGTSLLDVEGEEDWLPRPKKVSSTQALQALTRSPLEEGSFWTVVNANNNEESGKVNGQKEKETSTSAPAPVKVDSQATLRPVDGPGEDIPVIGLLGSPIEELEQYVDDDNESEEEFLSMRPKNNKKSPSPGAQTPFKSPAASQFGPSNQTSKASGPSKTNGKQDILEEDPLFDFEDGENGTGKAEKYLLEEEDDDDEDDDGVEVRIPHRPMRTTPTPLQTVLEDENKKHSRTTSLPPVSPSAVLFGHSIGSFRGNSISLNPIKNTKLYDEIAGLKDVHFFVGSVDGRSGAEAADMGSYRAMSKGVPAVPRSFTERLAIEEAMERRRHEDDDE; via the coding sequence ATGGACGACGCTGCGAGGCTCGTGTCGGAGCTGCACGACAAGCTCGCTGAGCTAGATGGCAAAGTGGCCGCCTACCAGCGCGACATGTTGGCCGAGTTTCACAAGCACATGGAGGACTGTCTCAAGGACTACCCAGACGACGTCTCCAGTCAGGTGTCGCGAGTCATCGCCGAGTCAATGTCCAGGTACCCGGCTCTCAGTCCGACAAACCAAGACATGGCCGACTCGCCcgctaccaccacccatcataAGACACCAGGTTGGAAGGGCCGCAAGTCGCCTCCCCCGGTTCTCCCCCACAGATCTGGCGTGCCGACAAAAGAGGGTCCCCGGAGTCCGCACGagcgggagaaggagtttCAGGGTGTCTTCACGCCGACATACCTGCCGCTGCTCGAGAGCAATGAGCGTTCCTCCCATCGACCGCCACCGACATCGCCGGTACCGGTTCCTTCCGTCGTTCAGCagccacagcaacagcagcaacaaccaccaccacagcagcccccccagcaacaatTACAGTCACCAACCCCTCTGTCTGTCGACAACGTCAAAAAGGTGGAGGAAATCAAAAAGCCCGAGGCCCCTGTCGAGGGTAGGCCGGATCCGATCAGGCGACTGACCGACCGATCCACATCGTCGGTTGAGTCCTCGAGCAGCGAATCCAAGGTGCGCAGAAGTGCACTGCGCCGGAGCTCAAGCTCCGTCAAGGGTGCTGCGAGCCCAAGACGGGTGCGCTTCGACTTttcaggagaggaggtgttCCCGTCGTCTTCCCCGCAGCAGGCAGCCAGCCTCGTGGCTATGGCtgtggaggatgacgaggcgGACAAGCCCAAGGCTGAGCTTCTGCCTGTTGTCGAAACGTCAGCCACCTCGGCTACTGCTGTCGTAGAGGATGAGTCACCTGAGCCGGAAGAAGAGTATATCGGAACGTCGCTCCTCGacgtggaaggggaggaggattggcTCCCAAGACCCAAAAAGGTTTCTTCAACCCAAGCTTTGCAAGCACTTACCCGCAGCCCGCTGGAAGAGGGTTCATTTTGGACTGTTGTTAACGCGAATAACAATGAGGAGTCTGGAAAGGTGAATGgtcaaaaagagaaagagaccaGCACTTCAGCCCCAGCTCCTGTCAAGGTTGACTCTCAGGCTACCCTTCGGCCAGTTGACGGTCCGGGAGAAGATATCCCAGTCATCGGTCTGCTTGGCTCACCAATTGAAGAATTAGAGCAGTatgtcgacgacgacaacgaatCCGAAGAGGAGTTTTTGTCCATGCGGcccaagaacaacaagaagtCGCCCTCGCCAGGCGCCCAGACACCCTTCAAGTCGCCAGCCGCTTCTCAATTTGGGCCATCTAACCAGACCTCCAAGGCATCCGGGCCGTCAAAGACTAACGGAAAACAAGACATCCTCGAAGAAGACCCCCTGTTCGACTTTGAAGATGGTGAGAACGGAACCGGGAAAGCAGAGAAATACCTccttgaagaggaagacgatgatgatgaggatgatgacggagTGGAGGTCCGCATCCCACACAGACCAATGAGGACGACACCCACGCCCCTCCAGACCGTACTCGAGGACGAAAACAAGAAACACTCTCGCACAACCAGCTTGCCACCAGTGTCTCCATCAGCAGTCCTGTTTGGTCACAGTATTGGGTCATTTAGAGGCAACTCTATCTCGCTAAACCCCATCAAGAACACAAAACTCTATGATGAAATCGCCGGGCTTAAGGATGTCCACTTCTTCGTCGGTAGTGTCGACGGACGTAGTGGTGCCGAGGCAGCCGATATGGGGAGCTACAGAGCGATGTCGAAGGGGGTGCCAGCTGTGCCGAGAAGTTTCACCGAGAGGTTAGCCATcgaggaggcgatggagcGGAGGAGAcacgaggatgatgatgagtag
- a CDS encoding hypothetical protein (MEROPS:MER0015095; COG:O; EggNog:ENOG503NVQ0) has translation MRLLSTTTPIVVLLPLLSLTTAYTPLPDSLLSSITPPLPTDFDILPSQPLSLLSPLLIPRVPGTPGQIRAQEHFIKFFTKNLPEWEINWQNSTGTTPVTGDKQVPFQNIILRREPPWTKKRGPGQASLLTLVAHYDSKIEPKGFIGATDSAGPCAVLMYTAREIEKELVKMWGAQDGGKVEEGEEGKGKRGEDVGVQILLLDGEEAFDRWTDTDSLYGARSLAQHWEANPYPAMSKFKNPMRQISLFVLLDLLGSASPRVPSYFQSTHWAYQRMASIEGRMRQMGILKTSPKEPFLPDGGTNSTQFESQGFVGDDHVPFMARGAPVLHLIPTPFPRVWHTMEDDGEHLDTETLRDWAMLVTGFVLEWMDVGKGKS, from the exons ATGCGCctcctctcaacaacaacccccatcgttgtcctcctccccctcctctccctcactACAGCctacacccccctccctgactccctcctctcctccatcacgcCCCCACTTCCAACAGACTTCGACATTCTCCCCTCGcaacccctctccctcctctccccgctcctcatcccccgcgTCCCCGGAACGCCAGGCCAAATCCGCGCCCAAGAACATTTCATCAAATTCTTTACCAAAAACCTCCCCGAATGGGAGATTAATTGGCAAAACTCCACCGGGACGACGCCCGTGACGGGGGATAAGCAGGTTCCCTTTCAGAATATAATACTCCGGCGGGAACCGCCCTGGACGAAGAAACGTGGGCCGGGGCAGGCGAGCTTGTTGACGCTTGTGGCGCATTATGACAGCAAGATTGAGCCAAAGGGCTTTATCGGGGCGACGGACAGTGCGGGGCCTTGTGCGGTGTTGATGTACACCGCgagggagattgagaaggagttgGTCAAGATGTGGGGGGCACaagatggggggaaggttgaggagggggaggaagggaaggggaagaggggggaggatgtggggGTCCAGATCTTGTtgctggatggggaggaggcttttGATAGGTGGACGGATACGGATAGCTTGTATGGGGCTAG GTCACTGGCGCAACACTGGGAGGCTAACCCCTACCCGGCCATGTCCAAGTTCAAGAACCCGATGAGGCAGATCAGCTTGTTTGTCTTGTTGGATTTGTTGGGGAGTGCTAGTCCGAGGGTGCCGAGTTATTTCCAGTCGACGCACTGGGCGTATCAGAGGATGGCGAGCATtgaggggaggatgaggcaGATGGGGATATTGAAGACGAGTCCCAAGGAGCCGTTCTTGCCGGATGGGGGAACGAATTCTACGCAGTTTGAGAGTCAGGGGTTTGTGGGGGATGATCATGTACCGTTCATGGCGAGGGGGGCTCCGGTGCTGCATTTGATTCCTACGCCGTTTCCGAGGGTGTGGCATAcgatggaggatgatggggagcaCTTGGATACTGAGACGTTGAGGGATTGGGCGATGTTGGTGACGGGGTTTGTTTTGGAGTGGATGGatgttgggaaggggaagtcATAG